A window of the Zeugodacus cucurbitae isolate PBARC_wt_2022May chromosome 2, idZeuCucr1.2, whole genome shotgun sequence genome harbors these coding sequences:
- the LOC105219960 gene encoding sterile alpha motif domain-containing protein 5 isoform X3 has protein sequence MAVSNIVCEWLRALGLSQYAESFLDNGYDDLEICKQVGDPDLDAIGVENPVHRHKLLKSIRQLREKGAASVYFMLNDPSSLSGSMEILCETPPNELDLVLREQLETDGIRLTAHPYSTPVCKT, from the coding sequence ATGGCCGTTAGCAATATCGTTTGCGAGTGGCTGCGCGCCCTTGGCCTGTCGCAGTATGCGGAGAGCTTTCTGGATAATGGCTATGATGATTTGGAGATTTGCAAACAGGTCGGTGATCCCGATTTGGATGCGATTGGCGTTGAAAACCCTGTGCATCGCCACAAGTTGTTGAAGAGTATACGGCAATTGCGTGAGAAAGGTGCCGCTTCCGTTTATTTCATGTTAAACGATCCGAGCTCGTTGTCGGGCAGTATGGAGATTCTATGCGAAACGCCACCGAACGAACTGGATCTGGTGCTGCGCGAGCAATTGGAAACCGATGGCATACGTTTGACAGCGCATCCATATTCGACACCG